The following coding sequences lie in one Eremothecium sinecaudum strain ATCC 58844 chromosome IV, complete sequence genomic window:
- the BMT5 gene encoding 25S rRNA (uracil2634-N3)-methyltransferase (Syntenic homolog of Ashbya gossypii ADL221C; Syntenic homolog of Saccharomyces cerevisiae YIL096C): MGRKGKINVKAKGLKGSLIRYQTTEKLHSKLKQKHEHLQKKEKSIKNSGGSKNGKKPLKSKFIPFDKDSTLLLIGEGDFSYARSIIEEEYIMPENLIVTSFEKDLEQLVNKYPTTGDDNYKFLLSVGTKVFFNVDATNLIKSLNLSERTPWAKLLGREWDLKPLNNIMFNFPHGGYKIKDQLRNIMMHQNLVFKYFINCQQLLSLVNKSVSAKSNRCMAGYDLERESERRTARNIILALFSGEPYDSWEIKRLARKAGLRLERSNKFEWENYPRYHHRRTNGENDTTKPAAERDARIYIFEEFIEDEESQS, translated from the coding sequence ATGGGCAGGAAAGGCAAGATTAACGTTAAGGCTAAGGGCTTGAAAGGTTCTTTGATAAGGTACCAGACAACAGAAAAGTTACACTCGAAATTAAAGCAAAAACATGAGCATCTACAGAAAAAAGAGAAGTCTATAAAAAATTCTGGTGGGAGTAAGAATGGCAAAAAGCCGTTGAAATCGAAGTTCATACCATTCGATAAGGATTCAACCCTTTTGCTGATTGGTGAAGGAGATTTTTCATACGCCAGAAGTATTATAGAAGAGGAATACATAATGCCTGAAAATTTGATAGTTACCAGTTTTGAGAAGGATTTAGAGCAGCTTGTAAACAAGTATCCTACCACTGGTGATGATAACTATAAATTCTTATTATCTGTTGGTACCAAGGTTTTTTTTAATGTTGATGCGACTAATCTAATAAAAAGTTTAAACCTTTCTGAAAGGACGCCATGGGCCAAATTATTAGGACGTGAGTGGGATTTAAAGCCATTGAATAATATCATGTTTAACTTTCCACACGGAGGCTACAAGATTAAGGATCAGCTGCGCAATATAATGATGCATCAGAATCTGGTGTTCAAATACTTCATTAATTGCCAGCAGCTGCTCTCTTTGGTTAATAAATCTGTCAGCGCAAAGTCCAATCGGTGTATGGCAGGGTACGATTTAGAGAGGGAGTCTGAGCGGCGGACGGCCAGAAACATTATTTTGGCATTATTTTCAGGAGAGCCATACGATTCTTGGGAAATCAAAAGACTTGCAAGAAAGGCTGGACTCCGGTTGGAAAGGTCCAATAAATTTGAATGGGAAAATTATCCAAGATACCATCACAGAAGGACAAATGGTGAAAATGATACAACCAAGCCCGCTGCTGAGAGAGATGCTAGGATTTATATTTTTGAAGAGTTTATCGAGGACGAAGAATCCCAGTCTTGA
- the FYV10 gene encoding glucose-induced degradation complex subunit FYV10 (Syntenic homolog of Ashbya gossypii ADL222W; Syntenic homolog of Saccharomyces cerevisiae YIL097W (FYV10)): protein MVTSVFNEPTVDFHLNLNEKQFHIPNELLKRNLKQCQRLIDKEVASLNQGFAELDAMIKNPSGDAESIEKLNDMIIKIEKFERKISKKVNVELQLLQRIEARIKYYKELDDIKKANDQPRLIAWYQSYTTLLIGDYLARNGNFHEVPDDPNDCSPPPARLKRKLSSASSQVTNATSVNDNEHIHMNPGVEYLKQQGLDLLVDYDILLTTNKISKQLTVEHELGPLLDWIKENSAYLKSIASTLEFEARFQEYIEYVKIENYAKAIACFQTHLVKFIHANPVELTLAAGLLVFIKTCKSNMSSLAPNPKPDEVAKRQSLLKAKDDCWSFFFLKLPKSSKKNVSNGYEGRPDSFTNTMDIKRYMVLLDDKRWEKLNEMFLKAYYSMYGISYHDPLLIYLSLGISSLKTKDCLHQRQSSSSSDSKLSHYLNSEVLRNNCPVCSSEFAPIAEKLPHAHQVQSRLFENPVMLPSGNVYDSEKLRQLALTLRKRNLAKLEPDEVLDPTTGQTYKFSDFVTMFPT, encoded by the coding sequence ATGGTAACATCTGTCTTCAATGAACCTACAGTTGATTTCCATttaaatttgaatgaaaAGCAGTTTCACATTCCAAATGAGTTGCTTAAGCGTAACTTAAAACAGTGTCAGCGTCTAATAGATAAAGAAGTAGCTTCACTAAACCAAGGATTTGCTGAGCTTGATGCTATGATAAAGAACCCTAGTGGTGATGCCGAAAGTATTGAAAAGTTGAATGATATGATAATTAAGATTGAGAAGTTTGAGAGGAAAATATCTAAAAAGGTTAATGTTGAGTTACAACTTTTACAGCGGATAGAAGCAAGAATCAAGTACTATAAGGAATTAGATGATATTAAGAAGGCTAATGACCAGCCTAGATTAATTGCATGGTATCAGTCTTACACTACACTATTGATTGGTGATTATTTGGCTAGAAATGGAAACTTTCATGAAGTCCCTGATGATCCTAATGATTGTAGTCCGCCCCCTGCACGTCTGAAGAGGAAGCTTAGCTCCGCAAGTTCACAAGTTACTAATGCCACCTCTGTTAATGACAACGAACATATTCATATGAACCCGGGAGTTGAGTACCTCAAACAACAGGGATTGGATTTGTTGGTTGATTACGACATTTTGTTAACTACTAATAAAATTTCCAAACAACTAACAGTTGAACATGAATTAGGGCCCTTACTGGATTGGATAAAAGAAAATAGTGCTTATTTGAAGAGTATAGCGTCAACTTTggagtttgaggctagGTTTCAGGAATATATCGAATATGTCAAGATAGAAAACTATGCTAAAGCTATAGCATGCTTTCAAACCCACTTGGTGAAATTTATCCATGCTAATCCTGTAGAGTTGACCTTGGCTGCAGGTCTTCTAGTCTTCATAAAGACTTGCAAGTCGAATATGTCGTCTTTGGCACCAAATCCTAAACCTGATGAAGTTGCGAAACGCCAAAGCCTGTTAAAGGCTAAAGATGACTGCTGGTCatttttcttcttaaaACTACCCAAGAGCTCAAAGAAGAATGTCAGTAACGGCTATGAAGGCCGTCCTGATAGTTTTACCAATACAATGGATATTAAACGGTACATGGTATTATTAGATGATAAAAGATGGGAAAAATTGAATGAGATGTTCCTAAAGGCATACTACTCAATGTACGGAATATCTTACCATGATCCTTTATTAATATACTTATCATTGGGTATATCATCATTGAAGACCAAAGACTGCCTACACCAGCGGCAGTCCAGTAGTTCTTCCGATAGTAAGTTGTCTCATTACCTTAACTCGGAAGTCCTACGAAATAACTGTCCTGTCTGCAGCTCAGAGTTTGCACCTATTGCTGAAAAGTTACCGCATGCTCACCAAGTTCAATCAAGACTCTTTGAAAATCCGGTTATGTTACCAAGTGGTAATGTCTATGATTCAGAGAAGTTAAGACAATTAGCATTAACTCTAAGAAAACGAAATTTGGCTAAATTAGAACCGGATGAGGTTTTAGATCCAACTACCGGTCAAACTTACAAGTTTTCTGACTTTGTTACTATGTTTCCGACGTAG
- the IDH1 gene encoding isocitrate dehydrogenase (NAD(+)) IDH1 (Syntenic homolog of Ashbya gossypii ADL223W; Syntenic homolog of Saccharomyces cerevisiae YNL037C (IDH1)) — protein sequence MIRNNILRVGRRNITVSTEQLLPKKYGGRYTVTLIPGDGIGKEVTDSVVSIIEAENAPIDWECIEISGLDNHGEGVQRAVDSLKKNKVGLKGIWSTPADQTGHGSLNVAFRKQLDIFANVALFKSFPGVKTKIQDVDLVIIRENTEGEYSGLEHESVPGVVESLKIMTKAKSERIARFAFDFALKNNRKSVCAVHKANIMKLGDGLFRNIVNEVGKNEYPEIEVKNIIVDNASMQAVAKPHQFDVLVTPNLYGSILGNIGAALIGGPGLVPGANFGREYAVFEPGCRHVGLDIKGQDVANPTAMILSSTLMLRHLGLNNFADRISHATYSVIAEGKHTTRDIGGSSSTTEFTNAIIKKLATL from the coding sequence ATGATTAGAAATAACATATTACGTGTTGGTAGGAGAAATATAACCGTCTCTACTGAACAATTACTACCAAAGAAGTATGGTGGCCGTTATACCGTTACTTTAATTCCTGGTGACGGTATCGGAAAGGAAGTTACTGATTCAGTTGTGTCTATAATAGAGGCTGAGAATGCTCCTATTGACTGGGAATGTATTGAAATTTCTGGTTTAGATAACCACGGCGAGGGTGTACAAAGGGCTGTTGATTCTTTGAAGAAAAATAAAGTTGGTTTGAAGGGTATTTGGAGTACTCCTGCTGACCAAACAGGTCATGGGTCTCTGAACGTTGCTTTCAGAAAGCAATTGGACATTTTTGCTAATGTTGCTTTGTTCAAGTCTTTCCCAGGTGTCAAGACTAAGATACAAGACGTTGATTTGGTTATTATCAGAGAAAACACTGAAGGTGAATACTCTGGATTGGAACATGAATCCGTTCCAGGTGTTGTTGAATCTTTGAAGATCATGACCAAGGCCAAGTCTGAAAGAATAGCAAGATTTGCTTTTGATTTTGCTTTGAAGAACAACAGAAAGTCTGTCTGTGCTGTGCATAAGGCTAACATCATGAAGTTGGGTGATGGTTTGTTCAGAAACATTGTCAACGAGGTCGGTAAAAACGAATACCCTGAAATTGAAGTCAAGAACATTATTGTGGACAATGCCTCCATGCAGGCAGTGGCAAAGCCCCATCAATTCGATGTTTTAGTGACACCAAACTTATACGGTTCCATTTTGGGTAACATTGGTGCCGCTTTGATTGGTGGTCCAGGTTTAGTTCCAGGTGCAAACTTTGGCAGGGAATATGCTGTGTTTGAACCAGGTTGCAGACATGTTGGTCTAGACATCAAGGGACAAGATGTTGCTAACCCAACTGCTATGATCTTGTCTTCCACATTAATGTTGAGACATCTAGGCTTGAACAACTTTGCAGACAGAATCTCCCATGCTACCTACAGCGTTATTGCTGAAGGTAAGCACACTACTAGGGATATCGGGGGCTCTTCTTCTACTACAGAATTTACGAACGCCATCATTAAAAAGCTGGCAACTTTATGA
- the FMC1 gene encoding Fmc1p (Syntenic homolog of Ashbya gossypii ADL224C; Syntenic homolog of Saccharomyces cerevisiae YIL098C (FMC1)), translating to MSAIGSELVSSYKQLLKALVRSGKRTRVLQANEDIKKKIALVTYEKIQLAREQAQVKGSNENINLTTRMMKLNKELEQLKNSDPSKSKKFLFYPRAREFRETLLEQHASGETLQRRSQHMKDIAAFLVNQMEYDELVERYNPGMKMSQEEKVKRTAARVGLQVPKAEQ from the coding sequence ATGTCAGCTATTGGTTCCGAGTTGGTGTCGAGCTACAAGCAGCTGTTAAAGGCGTTGGTACGTTCTGGCAAACGGACGCGAGTGCTGCAGGCGAATGAAGAcattaagaagaaaatagCCTTGGTAACATATGAAAAGATACAGCTTGCTAGAGAACAGGCTCAAGTAAAGGGCTCCAATGAGAATATTAATTTAACTACTCGTATGATGAAGTTGAATAAGGAATTAGAACAGCTAAAGAATAGTGATCCTTCTAAGTCCAAAAAGTTCCTGTTTTACCCTCGAGCACGTGAGTTTAGAGAAACATTACTGGAGCAGCATGCTAGCGGAGAGACGCTACAAAGAAGATCTCAGCATATGAAGGATATTGCAGCCTTTTTAGTTAACCAAATGGAGTATGATGAACTGGTCGAACGTTACAATCCCGGAATGAAGATGTCACAGGAAGAAAAAGTGAAGCGTACGGCGGCAAGGGTTGGGCTGCAAGTCCCAAAAGCTGAACAGTAA
- the SGA1 gene encoding glucan 1,4-alpha-glucosidase (Syntenic homolog of Ashbya gossypii ADL225W; Syntenic homolog of Saccharomyces cerevisiae YIL099W (SGA1)) translates to MEKFVEVNRVHSSLRNSFMRSPWTVFALLAAAFTFVCYMNSVFWMQDPHPGGKVFGRFLGRPPTVVLTVYDFKEGVVFDALKGEKLDLRIGNIAAESINRDNFTRWINEQEQVSVERMLRNIADKNFHDNVVFTGDVVEGAVIASPSKVNPDYFYQWVRDGAITINTVVNLLRDDTSGLNVTLIGTVLKYLNNSQVLQRVENPSGTIKRQLSGLGEPKFMTNNKAYLGPWGRPQNDGPALRTIAVLNFLDYLNKRGMTITDAINLYRNKYGAQSLPLGFQNQQELFERLIFNDLLFIMLYWDRDSFDLWEEVRGLHFFTSITQLKALKMGFLALSNDMFQISERFTECLQLRIEKITSFILGSSGFISSNVNYVVETPKLLGQRSGLDIGTIIGSVLTHDSELPEHLNLAPVPFNVDDPAILNVLHGLVKSMSTLYPINHNRQGKYVGVGLGRYPEDIYNGNGESEGNPWFLATATAAELLYKLVFQSLNEKKKLVIELNKDASDSLFWSLIFDGIVVMSDDKVCQLQIPYDSPAYLDMIKSLFNYGDSFLDVLRLHVGDSGEMSEQFNKYTGFLTGANNLTWSYSTFVSSIRWRNKALALMGMAGILR, encoded by the coding sequence ATGGAAAAATTCGTGGAGGTAAACCGTGTTCACAGTTCTCTACGTAATAGTTTCATGCGTTCTCCATGGACGGTGTTTGCCCTACTCGCTGCAGCGTTCACCTTCGTATGTTATATGAACAGTGTTTTTTGGATGCAGGACCCGCATCCAGGAGGTAAAGTGTTTGGCAGGTTCTTAGGACGCCCGCCGACAGTAGTGCTGACGGTTTATGACTTTAAAGAGGGAGTTGTGTTTGATGCGCTCAAGGGTGAGAAGCTTGACCTTCGAATCGGCAATATAGCTGCTGAATCAATAAACAGGGATAATTTTACGCGATGGATAAACGAGCAGGAGCAAGTAAGCGTGGAGAGGATGTTGAGGAATATCGCCGATAAAAACTTTCATGATAATGTAGTTTTTACAGGGGATGTTGTGGAAGGTGCGGTTATAGCTTCGCCTTCTAAAGTTAATCCAGACTACTTTTACCAGTGGGTTAGGGATGGTGCCATCACCATTAACACTGTGGTTAATTTGTTACGGGACGATACTTCGGGACTAAATGTCACACTTATTGGTACGGTTTTGAAATATCTCAATAATTCTCAGGTTTTGCAAAGAGTTGAGAATCCTAGTGGTACTATCAAACGGCAGTTATCTGGGTTGGGGGAGCCAAAATTTATGACTAATAATAAGGCATATTTAGGACCATGGGGAAGGCCTCAGAATGATGGACCAGCTTTACGCACTATCGCTGTTTTGAATTTCTTAGACTATTTAAACAAGCGTGGGATGACTATAACCGATGCCATTAATTTGTATCGTAATAAATATGGCGCTCAATCATTGCCATTGGGTTTCCAAAACCAGCAAGAATTATTCGAACGCCTTATTTTTAACGACTTATTGTTCATTATGCTCTATTGGGATAGGGACTCGTTTGACTTATGGGAAGAAGTTAGAGGCCTACATTTCTTCACTTCTATAACTCAATTGAAGGCCTTAAAAATGGGGTTCTTGGCGTTGTCGAATGATATGTTCCAAATAAGCGAAAGGTTTACTGAGTGTCTACAATTAAGGATTGAGAAAATTACGTCCTTTATTTTGGGTAGTAGTGGATTCATAAGCTCTAATGTTAATTACGTTGTAGAAACTCCTAAACTATTGGGGCAACGTTCTGGATTAGATATTGGCACCATAATTGGCAGCGTTTTAACGCATGACTCGGAACTTCCGGAGCATTTGAATCTGGCTCCAGTACCTTTTAATGTTGATGACCCCGCAATTTTAAACGTTCTTCATGGATTAGTAAAAAGTATGAGCACTCTATATCCTATTAACCACAACAGACAAGGCAAATATGTGGGTGTTGGACTAGGAAGGTACCCGGAAGACATTTACAATGGTAATGGTGAGTCAGAAGGAAATCCATGGTTCTTAGCAACTGCTACGGCTGCCGAATTGTTATACAAATTGGTTTTCCAATCTCTTAATGAGAAAAAGAAGTTGGTGATTGAATTAAACAAAGATGCAAGCGATTCCCTGTTTTGGAGTTTGATATTTGATGGAATAGTAGTAATGAGTGATGACAAAGTTTGCCAATTGCAAATTCCTTATGACAGCCCAGCATACCTTGATATGATAAAATCACTTTTTAACTACGGTGACTCGTTTTTGGATGTTCTTAGGTTACATGTTGGCGACAGCGGTGAAATGAGCGAGCAATTCAACAAATATACTGGATTTTTAACAGGAGCAAATAATTTGACCTGGTCCTACAGTACATTTGTGAGCAGCATCCGCTGGAGGAACAAGGCCTTGGCACTAATGGGTATGGCTGGCATATTGAGGTAA
- the NCE103 gene encoding carbonate dehydratase NCE103 (Syntenic homolog of Ashbya gossypii ADL226C; Syntenic homolog of Saccharomyces cerevisiae YNL036W (NCE103)): protein MQLPVLTSTLSNSSTLEDILNSNARWREGVNGQFPDLFEVNGKGQSPHTLFIGCADSRYNENCLGVLPGEVFTYKNIANVVNLKDVGFLAVIEFAINVLKVSRIIICGHTDCGGIKAGIVDEFPSDCGHLREYLQETRDIYEQYRVEVENMNLQNKVQQLASFNVEKQYQRLLQNDTVRQAVKSGQLEVYPLIYDVGTGFLEVVSVGGN, encoded by the coding sequence ATGCAACTACCCGTTTTAACGTCAACTCTCTCCAACTCGTCTACTCTTGAGGATATTTTAAACTCGAACGCAAGATGGAGAGAAGGCGTTAATGGCCAGTTTCCAGACCTCTTTGAGGTTAATGGAAAGGGTCAATCCCCACATACTTTGTTTATTGGATGTGCTGATTCTCGCTATAACGAGAATTGCTTGGGTGTGCTTCCTGGAGAAGTTTTTACATACAAGAATATCGCGAATGTTGTTAATCTTAAGGATGTAGGGTTTCTGGCTGTCATAGAATTCGCAATTAACGTGCTGAAGGTCAGCAGAATTATTATTTGCGGTCACACCGACTGTGGTGGTATCAAGGCAGGAATTGTTGATGAATTCCCAAGCGATTGTGGTCATTTGCGAGAGTATTTACAGGAAACCAGGGATATTTATGAACAATATAGAGTAGAAGTTGAGAATATGAACCTTCAAAATAAAGTACAGCAACTGGCGTCCTTCAATGTTGAGAAACAATACCAAAGGTTATTACAAAATGATACAGTTAGGCAAGCGGTGAAAAGTGGTCAACTTGAAGTCTATCCCCTAATTTATGATGTCGGAACTGGATTCTTAGAGGTTGTCAGTGTAGGCGGAAATTAG
- the XBP1 gene encoding Xbp1p (Syntenic homolog of Ashbya gossypii ADL227C; Syntenic homolog of Saccharomyces cerevisiae YIL101C (XBP1)): MSNQVKYPCTNMDQVDSITLTDMPLDDYQRYYFLQLMTRIGSSASPTSLLSETSKSLHIKTSSYRTNSAFLFYDISMGQSNFSSHQLSRKERRTLECFEYQIPDITKGPVVGNGLYLEGNPLVVNSKNLIEIQRKGGSSTPDISFLTKNQQFKLKKLQYSEQCNSAINPNNVILWDYKTGYVFFTGIWRIYQDVMRAMCIMKRANGDDDKEANKERQMECVKELEYSLKSCLYEPYSQQLMQKNGYSTFYDNSAGGTKRRPSVARSGSISSGAGRGTNESTSQTNYTDPVSGVAGLGVTSGSSVNYIDVHWNQLDPAWKDHMCRSFRESKKLDITPDFHDCCKRIRGGYIKIQGTWLPFEICRELCIRFCFPIRYLLAPIFGDTFPQECADWYLSHRGFYQKHTNTGGATHMLQPLSQLSCKPMPTNFKGINDRGSISEGRQHSATDIELLDASKNLLDISRRTSGSLDYCALPTSPIYYSNLPYRQKYDGSLGFISVGSGTQFHDPLISDPLAADKRRAHSWSAANDNQYNRETLPPISALISSLPNFESADASYAYDTAISQGRPVQFQPSPISAQTPSGHFVYGNQNLKPNRVFKVAPVSRRGSKEYVPPYYYNKNGQQTLFTGQHPRGPIPAEGTAGAVPRWAEVYNPNDQSYTYLEGLRIGYTPE, translated from the coding sequence ATGTCGAATCAGGTTAAATACCCCTGCACTAATATGGATCAGGTAGATTCCATTACGCTTACTGACATGCCTCTTGATGACTATCAACGCTACTACTTCCTACAACTTATGACTCGTATCGGTTCTTCTGCATCTCCTACAAGTCTATTAAGCGAAACAAGCAAAAGTCTCCACATCAAGACTTCATCCTATAGGACTAATTCTGCTTTCCTGTTTTACGATATTTCTATGGGCCAGAGTAATTTCAGTTCTCATCAACTTTCGCGTAAGGAACGGAGGACATTAGAATGCTTTGAGTACCAGATCCCAGATATCACAAAAGGTCCAGTTGTTGGTAATGGTTTATATCTGGAAGGCAATCCCCTGGTAGTTAATTCAAAAAATCTGATTGAGATACAGCGGAAAGGGGGATCTTCTACCCCGGATATCAGTTTTTTGACCAAAAACCAACAGTTTAAGCTCAAGAAGCTGCAGTACTCAGAGCAGTGCAATAGTGCCATTAATCCAAATAATGTTATCTTATGGGATTATAAGACAGGTTACGTGTTTTTCACGGGGATATGGAGAATATACCAGGATGTTATGCGAGCAATGTGTATCATGAAGAGGGCCAACGGCGATGATGACAAGGAGGCAAATAAAGAAAGACAGATGGAATGTGTAAAGGAACTGGAGTATTCGCTGAAAAGTTGTCTGTATGAGCCATATTCGCAGCAATTAATGCAAAAGAATGGCTATTCAACGTTTTATGACAATAGTGCTGGTGGCACCAAAAGAAGACCTTCTGTCGCAAGGTCTGGCAGCATCTCTTCAGGGGCTGGACGGGGTACTAACGAGTCTACAAGCCAGACCAACTATACTGATCCAGTTAGTGGTGTTGCAGGTTTAGGAGTTACGTCAGGATCTTCAGTTAATTACATTGATGTACACTGGAATCAATTGGATCCTGCCTGGAAAGATCATATGTGTCGGTCCTTTCGGGAAAGTAAGAAACTTGATATAACTCCCGATTTCCATGACTGCTGCAAGAGGATTCGGGGCGGATACATCAAGATCCAGGGAACATGGCTACCATTTGAGATATGCCGGGAATTATGCATTAGATTTTGTTTCCCTATCCGCTATCTGTTGGCGCCTATCTTTGGAGACACATTTCCTCAAGAATGTGCGGATTGGTATTTAAGTCATAGAGGGTTTTATCAAAAACATACCAATACTGGCGGTGCAACACATATGTTGCAGCCACTCTCACAGTTGTCCTGCAAGCCGATGCCAACAAATTTTAAGGGCATTAATGACAGAGGTTCTATCTCAGAGGGCAGACAGCATAGTGCCACAGATATAGAGCTGCTAGATGCTTCTAAGAACTTATTAGACATCTCAAGGAGGACTAGTGGGAGTTTGGACTATTGCGCTTTGCCAACATCGCCCATTTACTACAGCAACCTGCCATATCGCCAAAAGTATGATGGGTCTTTAGGGTTCATATCAGTTGGGTCAGGAACCCAATTCCATGATCCACTAATTAGCGACCCATTAGCAGCAGATAAGAGAAGGGCGCACTCTTGGTCGGCAGCAAATGATAATCAGTATAATCGTGAGACCCTTCCTCCTATTTCCGCTTTGATAAGCTCTTTACCAAATTTCGAATCCGCTGACGCTTCATATGCATATGATACTGCTATAAGCCAAGGCCGCCCTGTTCAATTCCAACCTAGTCCAATTTCTGCACAAACTCCTTCAGGGCATTTTGTGTATGGAAATCAAAACCTGAAACCGAATAGGGTTTTCAAGGTAGCCCCTGTAAGCAGACGAGGTAGTAAGGAATATGTACCACCTTACTACTACAACAAAAATGGACAGCAAACTCTCTTCACAGGCCAACATCCTCGTGGTCCAATTCCAGCTGAAGGTACCGCCGGAGCAGTTCCTAGATGGGCAGAGGTTTATAACCCTAACGATCAATCATATACGTATTTGGAAGGTCTACGTATTGGGTATACTCCTGAATAA